The DNA region gctccaccactcgatcgtGTGAGCCTCGGTGCTCCCCTGAGTCGACCCGGAGAATCCGACGTACACCGAGTCACCCGGGATAGACTCGCCGAGATCGATTTCCGCCGCAATCACCGCCTCCTTCGGCTTCCGATTCGACAGCGAGACGTACACCCGGATCGACCGAGTCGACCCGGTGTAATCCACCCACGAGTTGATCGAATCGCCGCTCCTCAGCTCGACGCCGATGGACTCGAGATCGACCGACTGAGTCGACACGACCGAGCCGACATCCAGCCCGACGTGGTTGCCGTTGATGTCGCCCAATCCGGCGTCCATCGCGGTGTCGAACTCCACCGCGACAACGCCGTAGGGGTCGCCGGCGGTGGTGATGAAGCCGAGGAATTCGCCGGCGTCGCCGACGGCGGCGGCGTCGGGGGAGACGACGAAGGCGAGGCCGCCGCCGACGGAGGAGGGGTTGAGGTTGCGGacggagaaggagaagaaggtGGAGAAGCTGGCGGTGAGGTTGGAGGAGCGGCGGCGGAAGGGGATGGGGTCGGAGTAGAGGAGGCGGCCGGCGCCGGAGCTCGGGACGCCGAGGTCGCGGGTGAGGCGGACGGTGGCGTTGGTCCAGTGGGCCTCGCCGAGGAGCTTCACTTTGGAGAATGTGAGAGTTCCGAAGTCGAATTGGATCGCCGCCGCCGCGgagaggaggagaaggatgACGGAAGCGAATTGGAATTCGACGGGAAGTGAAGTCATGACTAGAAATTGGAAGGGTGCATTGTATTTTGGGTTTATTGATTTGAGATGAAGAGAGGGGAAGGATTAAATCTAgtttgagagagaaagagagagtgagGATAGAAGTAGCAGACTGAAGGTGAAGGCCTCGTGTCTAAATTTCTTACACAGTTTATGTGGAAAGATGGAGACAGCGCACCCAATTTTTTTATAACACAAATTGATGAATAAATATAACTCTATGTGTGGGGTTTAATAAGTTTAATAACATGTAAATGCTGTGTCAGATTATGCTAAATCAGGTTTcaatattttgtcattttgtggGATTATAATCTTGTGTCGTGATTTGTAGATggaatgaaatttcattgcagCAATAGGCGATTTCGTCACATCCCCACCCTCCGGCCCAACATCATGTGAGGGGTTCAATCAGAGTACACAGTAGCCCATTAAGGGGAGACCTTAACCTACTGGCTGCCAGAAGACCATCTCTCAAGGCCTCAatacttgtgcctgagagatggaaacAACTACATGGCAGTGGTGGGATTCGAACCCagactcattgcagcaagaaATATCCATTCGTTGACAACTGCGTTCCCCCTGCGGGCCATGGAATGAAATTCATGTTTGATGTATTGAGTCATTGAGAGTATAGAAGAAATTTGAATGTATtacaaatataatttaattaatacagTACTTTATTTGTCctaatagaaatattttattttgagcacttatttttaaaaaatgataataaatatttaaagtgAAGAAATAATAAGGTAAAAGAgtgaataaatagttaaaaataGAGTAAGGTAAGAGACTGTATAAAAGAAATTTGAAtatgttaaaaaaatataatttaaaatattactctaTGTGTGGGATTTAATAAGTTTAATACTTCGACCAAGGAAGATGACTTGTTCTTTGGATAGtacgagattttatatagttttattttgtgttaagtggaaaaataaagtaaaagagatggttagtgataaatgtatttctatttttactaTTGAGTCATCTTAGTTGGAAGTGACCAAACGAGAAAGTTTCTCATCTTCGACGGAATAAAGAGAGTACTTTTTATGTCCCATCTTATTTTTATGCCCCAATTAAGATGGTGCATTTCTTGATCGGTATAGAATTTAGTAGTTAATGGTTAACGTGTTTAATTAGAGAGGGAAAAAGTGAAggtaattattaaaaatagaataagagaaatgaatattcttttaattgaaaaaaactGATTTGAGTCTATAAATTATCTAAAAAGAAttgttttatcatttttaaaaatagaaatgagtCACGACTCACACGCCGGGAGTAAtgtgaagagaaaaaaaatatgcagTTAAATGTATTAATGACAAATTTACCCTTTTCAAAGATAGAAATTTGAAATCTTTTAGTATGAGATTAGAAAATGAAAAGTAAGATATTTTTGGGACTAATAGAGTTTTAACATtgatattttattctctttttttgcTGATAAACGTTTTACTCTTTCTCGTATTGATTTTATGAAATATGAAGAAACATAGATGAAAAATGTTAGTAGAACGTGGGCACCATTATTATACTACACCGTATTAGATTTATAAGTAAATGTGAGCGAAATTTATTAatacaatataaaatttatttaatcaaataTACTTAAAAGTGAAATAATAGTATGTAAATGGATATCACACAATATAAAATGAGACATAGTAACAAACAAATGAAATATACTACTACTGTCTATTAAGAGCaaccacaaccgtgctcttgccagcggcacggttgtgggcccgggcggtactattcatgcctgctctcgggcaagagcacaacacccacaattgtgctcttccgcaaggacgagcacaattaatttaatattcaattaaacataaacatttccataatactaaaattcattaaaaacataaataatattacaaatgacaaataaaataaaaaacgacataattaaaatcctaaaaattaaaaattacataattaaaatgctaaaaattaaaaaaaccactactcgttgccgaatttcgcctgaacaagcgctttgacatgcgaaaacggcgcctgaagtattctgccggaaaccgcggctggtcggcaaagtagtcggcaacgagcctttcgtgggctccctcccggtcacgatggatgtagcaccgatttgatctggttcgttgaggaggaggagcgggggtattcgccgcgacatatgcttcgtaagcggcacgatgttgttcgtagtattcttgttcttcgcgttccgcttccgccataatatgggtgaaatccatttgaggttttgaatgagggatgaatgtgttgataatttgtatgagaattttaagaatgagagatgaatgagagatgaattgatgtgataaattgatgatgaatgtgtgtatttatagatgattttggggggggggggaaaactcaaaaaaattcagaaaaatgggaaaaaacggccatatttttgggatttggaaattttttttaatcattatatataatttaaaaacaatttttaaaataaaaaaaataattcaaaggcaacggctatgccgttgcccaatcataagccgccacgtcgccgtgccagcggctcgagcgcagcggcggcggtcctcgtCCTCGCCGTTGGCACGAACGGCGGACTTCACTCcaaccaccgttgtggatgctcttaagaaaatatcactccatatttttctgtttttatcTTATTAAAgattttatacttttatttttctcttatttatagtactattaatcTAAGTACTCTTTCTCATttcattaatatatttaattatattttctttatttaatgtaacattttttaaaatctctaTGGCTGCCGCCAAGtgcaatatatatatttttttggaatgGAGGAAGTAAGATTTAGGATTCCATAATATATATCGAATAATagagaattaaattaaatacttcTATTTTATAGAAAAATGATGAAACGAGTGATAATTAATGAGGGAATTTTTTGACAGAATTTAAGACATCAATAAAAGTGAagttttttttgtcatttttacaAATTTCAGACCTCGGTTTTTGCAAATGGGAAgcactttttttttacttctgTGATTTTGTCTGTAAATCACACAGATGTTGGGCCCCACTCAACAACTATACTTATTTTTCTGGTTACTTAATTtgatttaagtatttttaatgcaATATTTATGACTACTTTTTATTGAGTGACcaataaaaagtaaaagagaaataaattttaacttCAGTACAGCCATTTTCCAATGTATTTCATTCTTTCAATTCTATATGTACAAAAGTAGTATACTTACTTAGCAGTGCTAAATGGCAATATTAATGGCAACCACACAATTTTAATAAGCATGTGGTGTATCACTGCAATGACAAAtacttaataaaattaattaaaagttgaaaatttgcaaggaacaatttatttttgtaaacaATTTATGGGTGGTAATGTTGCTGTAGCTTGGAAAACTTATCTATACTACAAGTATGCCCAGCGTTACATATTTATAGATAATCAACTTTCAAGATTTTGTGAATGAGACTTTGTttagtaataataatactaataaataggaACCAAGATATTTAAGATCCGTAATTTAAGCTTTGCTAATTGCTAGAGAGTGAACTTGGATTGAAAGAATCTTTTTTTTAGTATATGCCATATATACTTCAGGGTAAACGAATAATGCAGAGGATTtagtttcaaataaaatactagGTGTATATTTACTAATCACCTTTTGTAACAAGCTTTATTTGCACTTTAACTAAAAGTGTTGTTTAAGAAAATTACAACACGGGACCAAAGTTCAAAATGTTCCTTTgattctttaatttattttggaaattaaTTGAGAGAGatgtgaagaaaataaaaaaaacaagtaaCAACTAACAAAAGGGAGGAAACATTTATGACCACTTTAATATTCTTTGGTTGTtaaaatatgaagaaataaaGTTTAATTAATAGGCAATTATGGGAAAAGGCATAATTTTAGAATATATGAGTGAAGTCAAAGATTAAGAGTATCAACGATTTGCCATAGTCTATCTCGCTTTTCAATTTAAGTATATAAATAAGTATGTCCAATCTATATAAGACATTTCTAACATGCCAATTTggttgtagtattattttaaaaaaattaatgattttttaaaatttccatTCTCTACGAATTTTGATTAATATAAGTGTACTTTTCGACTAATGTGCTAAACAAGTTGTAACTAAACTTACAAAACCCATTAATAACTGTTATTCAATaaccaacaattaattaaaaatcaccaaaatgaaaaaagaggACCATTTTCTAAACATcacatgttttttttaaaaaacatttaGTCTCATTCTATACACAATAAAGCacatacttttttatttttttaatgtaacaTTTTCCTAAATACTTATATAAATGTGTGATTTGCGTCTCCATTGTTGAGTAACACCCGATGTGTGATAGGTTTGTACTCATCGTCCATACTATTTCATCAGATGTAGAATCTACAAGACCAGCCTAGTCGGATATTCCGACCATCAAGACTCTTGGTGGACGGTTGCTGCGACCGTTCGAGCCCAATCCTTCAAGTGCTTCTTCACCTTGTCCGAATCATTACAAACCCTCGAAATCCTTAAACTTAGTATCAATGGAGAATCTTGCAATTTCACAAGCCATGATTCTGACAAATATGGCATCATcaatttttcttctctctcttcatcAAGAATCTCTAAATCTTGATCATCTTGAGATTTGATTCGTTGCAATCCAGGGATCAAGCTAATGACATGGCTGCTTAagttgtgttttttaaaaacaaacccTAAATCCATGAACCCTTTCACTTCTTGAAGCTCGAGATCGACTAAGCTTCGAGATTTCCTCATTGATGTTATTGTTGTTGGTGAAGATGAGTGAGATTTAGTAGAAGTAGTAGTAGTTTCTTCACTTTCTTGTCTCTTGTTCTCCATCTttaaatatcataaaaaaaaagatatatgagagacaaagaaagagagagagagttgtttaGTGCTGGCTTTTTTGACCGAGTAAAAATGCTCAAAGTCGAGAACTAGCGAGCGAGACCAATAAAAACGGTGACAATCCAATTAAACAGCACCAATAAATACAAGAACGACATAGTAGAAGCTAAACAAAAAGACAAAATTTGCAAAAAAATCAGTTCGTCTATCTTCTTTAGCAAATATATCGATCTTGCAACACATGCTACTCAGACACCGATACAAGTAAAGATGTGTTTAGTGCTAGTTTTTTCAATGAGGAAAGATGAGGAATTGGCGAAACATAAATGGTGACAATCCAAACAGTACAGAATAATTATATAGATTATATGGCTTGACAGAAGAACAACAAAAGCTTAACAAAAGacaaaaatcacaaatataTCGAACTTGCACATATAGCCGACAACACAATCTCCTCAAACATGAAGACCTAAACTGCGCCAATCGACATAAACTAGTTAATTACCTCTGAGGATGCTACCggaggagatgatgaagagatTTCTTGGTTTGACACTATGACTGAAATTTGGGAGATGTTTTTTGTTGGTGATTTTGATGAAGTAACAATCTGGTGAAACCAAAGTAGATCCATGGCCTCAAATGGGCACACTACACATTTCTCTGCAGCCATGGGAGTCGGTTCGATGAAGGTGAAGATGAAGACAAGTTGTATATATGGTGTCCTAACAAAGGAGTGATGCAAGTGGGGAAGTATGAGGTGAGAAACTATGTGTTTTGGTGAATCAAGAGAATGTGGTATTGAGTAAGGGAGCCTTTCTTCCCCACATATTTCCAACATGTGGAATGACTATTTTGGACATGGTCATGTTTCAAGAGTTGATAAGAACAAAACAATCTATGGTGTGAAACACTTAGGGTTGTGTGTGACATTTTGTGTATGTGTGATGTGTCCAATTTATTGAGTGTGGCATTCATCAAGACAGATAGATAGTATGGGATAGGGAGAGTTTCATGGTTGTGGTTTGTCAGAATTAATTCAGCATTCATGGTCGGAGCCATTTCTATTTCTCTACACCGTGATGGATACATCTATATTATCATCAACCAATTGTTTTACATGTGAGCTTATTGGCTACATGAAAATTTTGTAGCAACTTGGTTGATAAACTTTAAAGAATACTCAATATAGTAGTAATTGAATACAAtgcaaattactaaaaaaagtaTCATCAAATTTCATATAATTCTGGTTTGTCTCGTCAGCAAGAAAGACCGGAGAATTAAGAATAAATCCAAAAAGTTCATGGTTTTAGTGGCTGATTTTCAGAGTTACGAGATTAATCAGAATTTGActaaactttataatttttttgataatttgtaactaattttttttttcatttgaaaaaaatttatatttattctttttctataATACTACTGATTGAGGTGTATAATATATCCACGACACCTAAGTATGCAACGCTTTTCGAATCAAAAGCATGTAAATACTCTACTGAATTTCGATACATCATACCAAGGAGTAATTAATTACAAGAGAGAGATCGTATAATAAAGGATATCACAGTCAAATCTACTACACCTCACCACATATTATATTATGCATCGATGCAAGAATCGTAATTTGGTCAACATTTGtagataaaataatagaaataaatatataaaatgggcATTTGGTCTAGTGGTATGATTCTCGCTTAGGGTGCGAGAGGTCCCGAGTTCAATTCTCGGAATGCCCCTATTTTTTAGTTCTTTTTTCAATTTGCACTATTGGGCCCTCATCTAAGAAAAATGGCCCAATTAATTGTATACATTGGGCAATCATTTTTAGGCTTCAATTTCTATGATCCATTGCTATTATTGGATTTTACAAAAGCTAAATCGCCAATCAACTCTCATCTTCAACCTTGCTCATTGTTTCATTCAACTTATTGAATTTTACAAAAACTTTTATAGTTTTATACTTCCGTCGTCTCATAAGAGATTGCATGCTTGGGAAATGACACGGAactttaggagatgttattttatgtgttaggtGGAGAAAGAAAATAGTACATTTATATTAATGGGAGAAATAGTTTTGTTCTAAAAAAGAAACtatgacatcttttgtgagataaactaaaaaggaaagtgtgataTTTATTATAGAACGGAGGGTGTATACGTTAGAGCGTCTCCAGCCATTTTATATTAGACTCGAacctattttaaattaaatagtgATTTTACTGATATcatttaaatcaaatttaaatttaaaaaatattctctATCCACTAATTTTATTGTCACACACACGTATAAAGGATTGTTTTCCATATTACTGATTTTATTGTTATACATTCGAAATTGGTTGAACCATGAAAAAATCATAAAAGTATTGCAAAAACGTAGGAAAATTTGTATAAATTAGAACATTTATGTGTTTACCAAGTCACTTATGCAAGTTGTATGAATGTGGGGGAGACTGTTCGAATCAGATTACAAAATATAGTAAAGATTAGTCGACATATTTCATGTAAGAATATTTCTTGGTtataatatactactaataataaaaGATGTGGCTATATAGACAAAAGGAAATACAGTATAATTTTTGTAGTCAGAAGTCTAACAAGTCATTATATAAGGCAGAATATTACTTCTTCACGTGTGGAATTCATCATTGACTCCACCACTACCTTCATCGCACGTTAGCACTAGTTCTTATCATCAAGACTTGGTCAATGTTATTATAATTTGGacacaatatttttaaaaaatttgtatttagtgacttaaataaaaataaagtaaaatataaaagaaaataaaatagaaaaaataataaagtaatagagatttaatatgttaatttttataaaaaaatattcaactacagtAGTCAATAGGATAAAGTGAATTCTTATTGTTTTTAAGTCCCTTTAGTCAGAGTGTCTTTTGTGTGATAAAATAATTACGTAAACTTTCCTTCGCCGTGAGTCAAAGAAAGAGTTAGGGCATCCACAAATGCATCATCTCTTCACTATATGAAGGTGTGAGTTTCGAACCCGCAACATCTAGGTTTAAGAACCACACTCCAGATaagataataaaatgaaaaaagggGCAAACCGTCTTTGCTGATTTTTCTTTTGTTCAAACTCTCATTACGGATGCTCTTACTATTCTTCTACACAAAAACTATTATTCTTATATTTAAAAGTTACTACTTATTTTACTAAATGTATTGTTCTTATTAATAAAAGATATTGGTCCGGGTACATATAGTATATACCAAGATCATACCCCTTTTTGTTAATGGCATAGTGATATCATGCAGCCGATTTTGAAATAATCGACTATCCAAGTATGTGACAAATATATAAGACATCCAACAAAGTTTATTATTGTTAAATTGTCATCAAAATGAGAATAATATTTTTGGACGGTgacaacaaacaacaaatacTTCACATCTCATTTATTTGGGAACATATACCCTTTTACAACAAACTATCTCTCctaaaatttctattatacTACAAATCTACATATTTCAATATTGTTGCAGTAGGATCATTCTTTAATCTAAAAACGTCACATCAACCAAGTTACATTTCATCGACTATTGCACTTGGTTTCAAGCAAGTGCAtctagaaaaatgataatggaCGTCTttctttaaattatttttaaactaAAAACGTTTTACCAACTAAATTACATTTCATCGTTCATTGCACTAGATTTCAAGCAAGCGCATCTAGAAAAACCATAAAGAAGGTCTTTCTTTAGACCATGTAAAAGGAATGACATCTCAAATAGGGAAACAAGGGGAAAGAACAAACGAAGGAATAACAAATTCCTAAGTCAGTCAAGCAAAGGgaatgtgtatttgtgtgtgtttCAAGAATACAGACCACATATTATCCACAAATG from Salvia splendens isolate huo1 chromosome 9, SspV2, whole genome shotgun sequence includes:
- the LOC121747253 gene encoding uncharacterized protein LOC121747253 — translated: MAAEKCVVCPFEAMDLLWFHQIVTSSKSPTKNISQISVIVSNQEISSSSPPVASSEMENKRQESEETTTTSTKSHSSSPTTITSMRKSRSLVDLELQEVKGFMDLGFVFKKHNLSSHVISLIPGLQRIKSQDDQDLEILDEEREEKLMMPYLSESWLVKLQDSPLILSLRISRVCNDSDKVKKHLKDWARTVAATVHQES